In Phlebotomus papatasi isolate M1 chromosome 1, Ppap_2.1, whole genome shotgun sequence, the following proteins share a genomic window:
- the LOC129805057 gene encoding TAR DNA-binding protein 43-like isoform X2: protein MSIEFLQVSEEEGEEPIELPVEEDGTLLLSTLQAQFPGTCGLKYRNPDSRAIRGVRLNEGRLHPPIPESGWGSQVYFCVFPKAVTSIVENKRKSDDHLENSTAKTKRMETRLRCTDLIVLGLPWKTTEQSLREYFETFGEVLMAQVKKDIKSGQSKGFGFIRFGSYEAQMRVLAQRHLIDNRWCEVKVPNSKEGMVQQVPCKVFVGRCSEDLTADDLRDYFSKFGEVTDVFIPKPFRAFSFVTFLDPEVAQSLCGEDHIIKGVSVRVSNAAPKSEQNRNPNYTSGPPSHHQRGSVPPDPRNPINRQENISYPQSRGYMPNPPIQHNNGWNNQNRGNLDMPNLQALGINPQGQNPSNQGQNLNNPLGVGLNINALPMNPALVAAALNQWSLIGNLQNQNQEQGFGGSGGPNAQPGSSQGGNFLSWMSQGGGGGGGDGQQVNNQFQGGNQPWSRQQGGSGQPGPEHKQNFL, encoded by the exons ATGTCTATTGAGTTTCTGCAAGTGAGTGAGGAAGAGGGCGAGGAGCCCATTGAGTTGCCGGTGGAGGAGGATGGGACGCTTCTTCTGTCAACACTTCAGGCCCAATTTCCCGGTACATGTGGCCTCAAGTACCGCAATCCAGATTCACGCGCTATTCGTGGGGTGCGCCTCAATGAGGGTCGTCTCCATCCGCCCATTCCGGAAAGCGGATGGGGTAGCCAGGTGTACTTCTGTGTCTTCCCCAAAG CCGTAACGTCCATTGTAGAGAATAAGAGGAAGAGTGATGATCATCTGGAGAATTCAACGGCTAAGACAAAGCGCATGGAAACGCGTTTACGATGCACTGACTTAATTGTCCTCGGGTTACCATGGAAGACCACTGAACAAAGTCTCAGGGAGTACTTTGAGACATTTGGTGAGGTGCTAATGGCTCAGGTGAAGAAAGACATTAAATCGGGACAGTCCAAGGGCTTTGGTTTTATACGTTTTGGCTCCTACGAAGCACAGATGCGAGTTCTGGCCCAGCGACATCTCATTGATAATCGCTGGTGCGAAGTTAAGGTACCCAATTCCAAGGAGGGTATGGTGCAGCAGGTTCCCTGCAAAGTGTTTGTCGGACGATGCTCTGAGGATCTCACAGCGGATGATTTGAGGGATTATTTCTCGAAATTTGGAGAAGTGACTGATGTCTTTATCCCAAAGCCTTTCCGTGCGTTTAGCTTTGTCACCTTCCTGGATCCCGAAGTGGCTCAGTCGCTATGTGGTGAGGATCACATTATAAAGGGTGTATCGGTGCGGGTGTCCAATGCAGCACCAAAGTCTGAACAGAATCGCAATCCCAATTACACCTCTGGACCACCGTCGCATCATCAACGCGGCTCTG TACCCCCAGATCCAAGAAATCCCATCAATAGACAGGAGAACATCTCCTATCCACAGAGTCGGGGCTACATGCCAAATCCCCCGATTCAGCATAATAATGGTTGGAATAATCAGAATCGTGGGAATTTGGATATGCCCAATCTTCAAGCACTTGGAATTAATCCACAGGGACAGAATCCATCAAATCAaggtcaaaatttaaataatcctCTTG GGGTTGGATTAAACATCAATGCACTTCCGATGAATCCGGCCCTCGTCGCCGCCGCCCTCAATCAATGGAGTCTCATTGGGAATCTACAAAATCAGAATCAGGAGCAGGGCTTTGGTGGCTCAGGTGGCCCCAATGCTCAGCCGGGATCATCACAAGGAGGGAACTTCCTTTCGTGGATGTCCCAAGGAGGTGGCGGTGGCGGCGGAGACGGCCAACAGGTAAATAAT caATTTCAGGGTGGAAATCAACCCTGGTCGAGACAACAAGGAGGTTCCGGACAACCAGGTCCAGAACACAAGCAGAATTTTCTGTAA
- the LOC129805057 gene encoding TAR DNA-binding protein 43-like isoform X7, with amino-acid sequence MSIEFLQVSEEEGEEPIELPVEEDGTLLLSTLQAQFPGTCGLKYRNPDSRAIRGVRLNEGRLHPPIPESGWGSQVYFCVFPKGENKRKSDDHLENSTAKTKRMETRLRCTDLIVLGLPWKTTEQSLREYFETFGEVLMAQVKKDIKSGQSKGFGFIRFGSYEAQMRVLAQRHLIDNRWCEVKVPNSKEGMVQQVPCKVFVGRCSEDLTADDLRDYFSKFGEVTDVFIPKPFRAFSFVTFLDPEVAQSLCGEDHIIKGVSVRVSNAAPKSEQNRNPNYTSGPPSHHQRGSVPPDPRNPINRQENISYPQSRGYMPNPPIQHNNGWNNQNRGNLDMPNLQALGINPQGQNPSNQGQNLNNPLGVGLNINALPMNPALVAAALNQWSLIGNLQNQNQEQGFGGSGGPNAQPGSSQGGNFLSWMSQGGGGGGGDGQQVNNQFQGGNQPWSRQQGGSGQPGPEHKQNFL; translated from the exons ATGTCTATTGAGTTTCTGCAAGTGAGTGAGGAAGAGGGCGAGGAGCCCATTGAGTTGCCGGTGGAGGAGGATGGGACGCTTCTTCTGTCAACACTTCAGGCCCAATTTCCCGGTACATGTGGCCTCAAGTACCGCAATCCAGATTCACGCGCTATTCGTGGGGTGCGCCTCAATGAGGGTCGTCTCCATCCGCCCATTCCGGAAAGCGGATGGGGTAGCCAGGTGTACTTCTGTGTCTTCCCCAAAGGTG AGAATAAGAGGAAGAGTGATGATCATCTGGAGAATTCAACGGCTAAGACAAAGCGCATGGAAACGCGTTTACGATGCACTGACTTAATTGTCCTCGGGTTACCATGGAAGACCACTGAACAAAGTCTCAGGGAGTACTTTGAGACATTTGGTGAGGTGCTAATGGCTCAGGTGAAGAAAGACATTAAATCGGGACAGTCCAAGGGCTTTGGTTTTATACGTTTTGGCTCCTACGAAGCACAGATGCGAGTTCTGGCCCAGCGACATCTCATTGATAATCGCTGGTGCGAAGTTAAGGTACCCAATTCCAAGGAGGGTATGGTGCAGCAGGTTCCCTGCAAAGTGTTTGTCGGACGATGCTCTGAGGATCTCACAGCGGATGATTTGAGGGATTATTTCTCGAAATTTGGAGAAGTGACTGATGTCTTTATCCCAAAGCCTTTCCGTGCGTTTAGCTTTGTCACCTTCCTGGATCCCGAAGTGGCTCAGTCGCTATGTGGTGAGGATCACATTATAAAGGGTGTATCGGTGCGGGTGTCCAATGCAGCACCAAAGTCTGAACAGAATCGCAATCCCAATTACACCTCTGGACCACCGTCGCATCATCAACGCGGCTCTG TACCCCCAGATCCAAGAAATCCCATCAATAGACAGGAGAACATCTCCTATCCACAGAGTCGGGGCTACATGCCAAATCCCCCGATTCAGCATAATAATGGTTGGAATAATCAGAATCGTGGGAATTTGGATATGCCCAATCTTCAAGCACTTGGAATTAATCCACAGGGACAGAATCCATCAAATCAaggtcaaaatttaaataatcctCTTG GGGTTGGATTAAACATCAATGCACTTCCGATGAATCCGGCCCTCGTCGCCGCCGCCCTCAATCAATGGAGTCTCATTGGGAATCTACAAAATCAGAATCAGGAGCAGGGCTTTGGTGGCTCAGGTGGCCCCAATGCTCAGCCGGGATCATCACAAGGAGGGAACTTCCTTTCGTGGATGTCCCAAGGAGGTGGCGGTGGCGGCGGAGACGGCCAACAGGTAAATAAT caATTTCAGGGTGGAAATCAACCCTGGTCGAGACAACAAGGAGGTTCCGGACAACCAGGTCCAGAACACAAGCAGAATTTTCTGTAA
- the LOC129805057 gene encoding TAR DNA-binding protein 43-like isoform X6, with protein sequence MSIEFLQVSEEEGEEPIELPVEEDGTLLLSTLQAQFPGTCGLKYRNPDSRAIRGVRLNEGRLHPPIPESGWGSQVYFCVFPKAVTSIVENKRKSDDHLENSTAKTKRMETRLRCTDLIVLGLPWKTTEQSLREYFETFGEVLMAQVKKDIKSGQSKGFGFIRFGSYEAQMRVLAQRHLIDNRWCEVKVPNSKEGMVQQVPCKVFVGRCSEDLTADDLRDYFSKFGEVTDVFIPKPFRAFSFVTFLDPEVAQSLCGEDHIIKGVSVRVSNAAPKSEQNRNPNYTSGPPSHHQRGSVPPDPRNPINRQENISYPQSRGYMPNPPIQHNNGWNNQNRGNLDMPNLQALGINPQGQNPSNQGQNLNNPLGVGLNINALPMNPALVAAALNQWSLIGNLQNQNQEQGFGGSGGPNAQPGSSQGGNFLSWMSQGGGGGGGDGQQVNNGGNQPWSRQQGGSGQPGPEHKQNFL encoded by the exons ATGTCTATTGAGTTTCTGCAAGTGAGTGAGGAAGAGGGCGAGGAGCCCATTGAGTTGCCGGTGGAGGAGGATGGGACGCTTCTTCTGTCAACACTTCAGGCCCAATTTCCCGGTACATGTGGCCTCAAGTACCGCAATCCAGATTCACGCGCTATTCGTGGGGTGCGCCTCAATGAGGGTCGTCTCCATCCGCCCATTCCGGAAAGCGGATGGGGTAGCCAGGTGTACTTCTGTGTCTTCCCCAAAG CCGTAACGTCCATTGTAGAGAATAAGAGGAAGAGTGATGATCATCTGGAGAATTCAACGGCTAAGACAAAGCGCATGGAAACGCGTTTACGATGCACTGACTTAATTGTCCTCGGGTTACCATGGAAGACCACTGAACAAAGTCTCAGGGAGTACTTTGAGACATTTGGTGAGGTGCTAATGGCTCAGGTGAAGAAAGACATTAAATCGGGACAGTCCAAGGGCTTTGGTTTTATACGTTTTGGCTCCTACGAAGCACAGATGCGAGTTCTGGCCCAGCGACATCTCATTGATAATCGCTGGTGCGAAGTTAAGGTACCCAATTCCAAGGAGGGTATGGTGCAGCAGGTTCCCTGCAAAGTGTTTGTCGGACGATGCTCTGAGGATCTCACAGCGGATGATTTGAGGGATTATTTCTCGAAATTTGGAGAAGTGACTGATGTCTTTATCCCAAAGCCTTTCCGTGCGTTTAGCTTTGTCACCTTCCTGGATCCCGAAGTGGCTCAGTCGCTATGTGGTGAGGATCACATTATAAAGGGTGTATCGGTGCGGGTGTCCAATGCAGCACCAAAGTCTGAACAGAATCGCAATCCCAATTACACCTCTGGACCACCGTCGCATCATCAACGCGGCTCTG TACCCCCAGATCCAAGAAATCCCATCAATAGACAGGAGAACATCTCCTATCCACAGAGTCGGGGCTACATGCCAAATCCCCCGATTCAGCATAATAATGGTTGGAATAATCAGAATCGTGGGAATTTGGATATGCCCAATCTTCAAGCACTTGGAATTAATCCACAGGGACAGAATCCATCAAATCAaggtcaaaatttaaataatcctCTTG GGGTTGGATTAAACATCAATGCACTTCCGATGAATCCGGCCCTCGTCGCCGCCGCCCTCAATCAATGGAGTCTCATTGGGAATCTACAAAATCAGAATCAGGAGCAGGGCTTTGGTGGCTCAGGTGGCCCCAATGCTCAGCCGGGATCATCACAAGGAGGGAACTTCCTTTCGTGGATGTCCCAAGGAGGTGGCGGTGGCGGCGGAGACGGCCAACAGGTAAATAAT GGTGGAAATCAACCCTGGTCGAGACAACAAGGAGGTTCCGGACAACCAGGTCCAGAACACAAGCAGAATTTTCTGTAA
- the LOC129805057 gene encoding TAR DNA-binding protein 43-like isoform X24 — MSIEFLQVSEEEGEEPIELPVEEDGTLLLSTLQAQFPGTCGLKYRNPDSRAIRGVRLNEGRLHPPIPESGWGSQVYFCVFPKGENKRKSDDHLENSTAKTKRMETRLRCTDLIVLGLPWKTTEQSLREYFETFGEVLMAQVKKDIKSGQSKGFGFIRFGSYEAQMRVLAQRHLIDNRWCEVKVPNSKEGMVQQVPCKVFVGRCSEDLTADDLRDYFSKFGEVTDVFIPKPFRAFSFVTFLDPEVAQSLCGEDHIIKGVSVRVSNAAPKSEQNRNPNYTSGPPSHHQRGSVPPDPRNPINRQENISYPQSRGYMPNPPIQHNNGWNNQNRGNLDMPNLQALGINPQGQNPSNQGVGLNINALPMNPALVAAALNQWSLIGNLQNQNQEQGFGGSGGPNAQPGSSQGGNFLSWMSQGGGGGGGDGQQVNNGGNQPWSRQQGGSGQPGPEHKQNFL, encoded by the exons ATGTCTATTGAGTTTCTGCAAGTGAGTGAGGAAGAGGGCGAGGAGCCCATTGAGTTGCCGGTGGAGGAGGATGGGACGCTTCTTCTGTCAACACTTCAGGCCCAATTTCCCGGTACATGTGGCCTCAAGTACCGCAATCCAGATTCACGCGCTATTCGTGGGGTGCGCCTCAATGAGGGTCGTCTCCATCCGCCCATTCCGGAAAGCGGATGGGGTAGCCAGGTGTACTTCTGTGTCTTCCCCAAAGGTG AGAATAAGAGGAAGAGTGATGATCATCTGGAGAATTCAACGGCTAAGACAAAGCGCATGGAAACGCGTTTACGATGCACTGACTTAATTGTCCTCGGGTTACCATGGAAGACCACTGAACAAAGTCTCAGGGAGTACTTTGAGACATTTGGTGAGGTGCTAATGGCTCAGGTGAAGAAAGACATTAAATCGGGACAGTCCAAGGGCTTTGGTTTTATACGTTTTGGCTCCTACGAAGCACAGATGCGAGTTCTGGCCCAGCGACATCTCATTGATAATCGCTGGTGCGAAGTTAAGGTACCCAATTCCAAGGAGGGTATGGTGCAGCAGGTTCCCTGCAAAGTGTTTGTCGGACGATGCTCTGAGGATCTCACAGCGGATGATTTGAGGGATTATTTCTCGAAATTTGGAGAAGTGACTGATGTCTTTATCCCAAAGCCTTTCCGTGCGTTTAGCTTTGTCACCTTCCTGGATCCCGAAGTGGCTCAGTCGCTATGTGGTGAGGATCACATTATAAAGGGTGTATCGGTGCGGGTGTCCAATGCAGCACCAAAGTCTGAACAGAATCGCAATCCCAATTACACCTCTGGACCACCGTCGCATCATCAACGCGGCTCTG TACCCCCAGATCCAAGAAATCCCATCAATAGACAGGAGAACATCTCCTATCCACAGAGTCGGGGCTACATGCCAAATCCCCCGATTCAGCATAATAATGGTTGGAATAATCAGAATCGTGGGAATTTGGATATGCCCAATCTTCAAGCACTTGGAATTAATCCACAGGGACAGAATCCATCAAATCAag GGGTTGGATTAAACATCAATGCACTTCCGATGAATCCGGCCCTCGTCGCCGCCGCCCTCAATCAATGGAGTCTCATTGGGAATCTACAAAATCAGAATCAGGAGCAGGGCTTTGGTGGCTCAGGTGGCCCCAATGCTCAGCCGGGATCATCACAAGGAGGGAACTTCCTTTCGTGGATGTCCCAAGGAGGTGGCGGTGGCGGCGGAGACGGCCAACAGGTAAATAAT GGTGGAAATCAACCCTGGTCGAGACAACAAGGAGGTTCCGGACAACCAGGTCCAGAACACAAGCAGAATTTTCTGTAA
- the LOC129805057 gene encoding TAR DNA-binding protein 43-like isoform X16, with protein MSIEFLQVSEEEGEEPIELPVEEDGTLLLSTLQAQFPGTCGLKYRNPDSRAIRGVRLNEGRLHPPIPESGWGSQVYFCVFPKGAVTSIVENKRKSDDHLENSTAKTKRMETRLRCTDLIVLGLPWKTTEQSLREYFETFGEVLMAQVKKDIKSGQSKGFGFIRFGSYEAQMRVLAQRHLIDNRWCEVKVPNSKEGMVQQVPCKVFVGRCSEDLTADDLRDYFSKFGEVTDVFIPKPFRAFSFVTFLDPEVAQSLCGEDHIIKGVSVRVSNAAPKSEQNRNPNYTSGPPSHHQRGSVPPDPRNPINRQENISYPQSRGYMPNPPIQHNNGWNNQNRGNLDMPNLQALGINPQGQNPSNQGVGLNINALPMNPALVAAALNQWSLIGNLQNQNQEQGFGGSGGPNAQPGSSQGGNFLSWMSQGGGGGGGDGQQQFQGGNQPWSRQQGGSGQPGPEHKQNFL; from the exons ATGTCTATTGAGTTTCTGCAAGTGAGTGAGGAAGAGGGCGAGGAGCCCATTGAGTTGCCGGTGGAGGAGGATGGGACGCTTCTTCTGTCAACACTTCAGGCCCAATTTCCCGGTACATGTGGCCTCAAGTACCGCAATCCAGATTCACGCGCTATTCGTGGGGTGCGCCTCAATGAGGGTCGTCTCCATCCGCCCATTCCGGAAAGCGGATGGGGTAGCCAGGTGTACTTCTGTGTCTTCCCCAAAGGTG CCGTAACGTCCATTGTAGAGAATAAGAGGAAGAGTGATGATCATCTGGAGAATTCAACGGCTAAGACAAAGCGCATGGAAACGCGTTTACGATGCACTGACTTAATTGTCCTCGGGTTACCATGGAAGACCACTGAACAAAGTCTCAGGGAGTACTTTGAGACATTTGGTGAGGTGCTAATGGCTCAGGTGAAGAAAGACATTAAATCGGGACAGTCCAAGGGCTTTGGTTTTATACGTTTTGGCTCCTACGAAGCACAGATGCGAGTTCTGGCCCAGCGACATCTCATTGATAATCGCTGGTGCGAAGTTAAGGTACCCAATTCCAAGGAGGGTATGGTGCAGCAGGTTCCCTGCAAAGTGTTTGTCGGACGATGCTCTGAGGATCTCACAGCGGATGATTTGAGGGATTATTTCTCGAAATTTGGAGAAGTGACTGATGTCTTTATCCCAAAGCCTTTCCGTGCGTTTAGCTTTGTCACCTTCCTGGATCCCGAAGTGGCTCAGTCGCTATGTGGTGAGGATCACATTATAAAGGGTGTATCGGTGCGGGTGTCCAATGCAGCACCAAAGTCTGAACAGAATCGCAATCCCAATTACACCTCTGGACCACCGTCGCATCATCAACGCGGCTCTG TACCCCCAGATCCAAGAAATCCCATCAATAGACAGGAGAACATCTCCTATCCACAGAGTCGGGGCTACATGCCAAATCCCCCGATTCAGCATAATAATGGTTGGAATAATCAGAATCGTGGGAATTTGGATATGCCCAATCTTCAAGCACTTGGAATTAATCCACAGGGACAGAATCCATCAAATCAag GGGTTGGATTAAACATCAATGCACTTCCGATGAATCCGGCCCTCGTCGCCGCCGCCCTCAATCAATGGAGTCTCATTGGGAATCTACAAAATCAGAATCAGGAGCAGGGCTTTGGTGGCTCAGGTGGCCCCAATGCTCAGCCGGGATCATCACAAGGAGGGAACTTCCTTTCGTGGATGTCCCAAGGAGGTGGCGGTGGCGGCGGAGACGGCCAACAG caATTTCAGGGTGGAAATCAACCCTGGTCGAGACAACAAGGAGGTTCCGGACAACCAGGTCCAGAACACAAGCAGAATTTTCTGTAA
- the LOC129805057 gene encoding TAR DNA-binding protein 43-like isoform X5, producing the protein MSIEFLQVSEEEGEEPIELPVEEDGTLLLSTLQAQFPGTCGLKYRNPDSRAIRGVRLNEGRLHPPIPESGWGSQVYFCVFPKAVTSIVENKRKSDDHLENSTAKTKRMETRLRCTDLIVLGLPWKTTEQSLREYFETFGEVLMAQVKKDIKSGQSKGFGFIRFGSYEAQMRVLAQRHLIDNRWCEVKVPNSKEGMVQQVPCKVFVGRCSEDLTADDLRDYFSKFGEVTDVFIPKPFRAFSFVTFLDPEVAQSLCGEDHIIKGVSVRVSNAAPKSEQNRNPNYTSGPPSHHQRGSVPPDPRNPINRQENISYPQSRGYMPNPPIQHNNGWNNQNRGNLDMPNLQALGINPQGQNPSNQGQNLNNPLGVGLNINALPMNPALVAAALNQWSLIGNLQNQNQEQGFGGSGGPNAQPGSSQGGNFLSWMSQGGGGGGGDGQQQFQGGNQPWSRQQGGSGQPGPEHKQNFL; encoded by the exons ATGTCTATTGAGTTTCTGCAAGTGAGTGAGGAAGAGGGCGAGGAGCCCATTGAGTTGCCGGTGGAGGAGGATGGGACGCTTCTTCTGTCAACACTTCAGGCCCAATTTCCCGGTACATGTGGCCTCAAGTACCGCAATCCAGATTCACGCGCTATTCGTGGGGTGCGCCTCAATGAGGGTCGTCTCCATCCGCCCATTCCGGAAAGCGGATGGGGTAGCCAGGTGTACTTCTGTGTCTTCCCCAAAG CCGTAACGTCCATTGTAGAGAATAAGAGGAAGAGTGATGATCATCTGGAGAATTCAACGGCTAAGACAAAGCGCATGGAAACGCGTTTACGATGCACTGACTTAATTGTCCTCGGGTTACCATGGAAGACCACTGAACAAAGTCTCAGGGAGTACTTTGAGACATTTGGTGAGGTGCTAATGGCTCAGGTGAAGAAAGACATTAAATCGGGACAGTCCAAGGGCTTTGGTTTTATACGTTTTGGCTCCTACGAAGCACAGATGCGAGTTCTGGCCCAGCGACATCTCATTGATAATCGCTGGTGCGAAGTTAAGGTACCCAATTCCAAGGAGGGTATGGTGCAGCAGGTTCCCTGCAAAGTGTTTGTCGGACGATGCTCTGAGGATCTCACAGCGGATGATTTGAGGGATTATTTCTCGAAATTTGGAGAAGTGACTGATGTCTTTATCCCAAAGCCTTTCCGTGCGTTTAGCTTTGTCACCTTCCTGGATCCCGAAGTGGCTCAGTCGCTATGTGGTGAGGATCACATTATAAAGGGTGTATCGGTGCGGGTGTCCAATGCAGCACCAAAGTCTGAACAGAATCGCAATCCCAATTACACCTCTGGACCACCGTCGCATCATCAACGCGGCTCTG TACCCCCAGATCCAAGAAATCCCATCAATAGACAGGAGAACATCTCCTATCCACAGAGTCGGGGCTACATGCCAAATCCCCCGATTCAGCATAATAATGGTTGGAATAATCAGAATCGTGGGAATTTGGATATGCCCAATCTTCAAGCACTTGGAATTAATCCACAGGGACAGAATCCATCAAATCAaggtcaaaatttaaataatcctCTTG GGGTTGGATTAAACATCAATGCACTTCCGATGAATCCGGCCCTCGTCGCCGCCGCCCTCAATCAATGGAGTCTCATTGGGAATCTACAAAATCAGAATCAGGAGCAGGGCTTTGGTGGCTCAGGTGGCCCCAATGCTCAGCCGGGATCATCACAAGGAGGGAACTTCCTTTCGTGGATGTCCCAAGGAGGTGGCGGTGGCGGCGGAGACGGCCAACAG caATTTCAGGGTGGAAATCAACCCTGGTCGAGACAACAAGGAGGTTCCGGACAACCAGGTCCAGAACACAAGCAGAATTTTCTGTAA
- the LOC129805057 gene encoding TAR DNA-binding protein 43-like isoform X14, with product MSIEFLQVSEEEGEEPIELPVEEDGTLLLSTLQAQFPGTCGLKYRNPDSRAIRGVRLNEGRLHPPIPESGWGSQVYFCVFPKGENKRKSDDHLENSTAKTKRMETRLRCTDLIVLGLPWKTTEQSLREYFETFGEVLMAQVKKDIKSGQSKGFGFIRFGSYEAQMRVLAQRHLIDNRWCEVKVPNSKEGMVQQVPCKVFVGRCSEDLTADDLRDYFSKFGEVTDVFIPKPFRAFSFVTFLDPEVAQSLCGEDHIIKGVSVRVSNAAPKSEQNRNPNYTSGPPSHHQRGSVPPDPRNPINRQENISYPQSRGYMPNPPIQHNNGWNNQNRGNLDMPNLQALGINPQGQNPSNQGQNLNNPLGVGLNINALPMNPALVAAALNQWSLIGNLQNQNQEQGFGGSGGPNAQPGSSQGGNFLSWMSQGGGGGGGDGQQQFQGGNQPWSRQQGGSGQPGPEHKQNFL from the exons ATGTCTATTGAGTTTCTGCAAGTGAGTGAGGAAGAGGGCGAGGAGCCCATTGAGTTGCCGGTGGAGGAGGATGGGACGCTTCTTCTGTCAACACTTCAGGCCCAATTTCCCGGTACATGTGGCCTCAAGTACCGCAATCCAGATTCACGCGCTATTCGTGGGGTGCGCCTCAATGAGGGTCGTCTCCATCCGCCCATTCCGGAAAGCGGATGGGGTAGCCAGGTGTACTTCTGTGTCTTCCCCAAAGGTG AGAATAAGAGGAAGAGTGATGATCATCTGGAGAATTCAACGGCTAAGACAAAGCGCATGGAAACGCGTTTACGATGCACTGACTTAATTGTCCTCGGGTTACCATGGAAGACCACTGAACAAAGTCTCAGGGAGTACTTTGAGACATTTGGTGAGGTGCTAATGGCTCAGGTGAAGAAAGACATTAAATCGGGACAGTCCAAGGGCTTTGGTTTTATACGTTTTGGCTCCTACGAAGCACAGATGCGAGTTCTGGCCCAGCGACATCTCATTGATAATCGCTGGTGCGAAGTTAAGGTACCCAATTCCAAGGAGGGTATGGTGCAGCAGGTTCCCTGCAAAGTGTTTGTCGGACGATGCTCTGAGGATCTCACAGCGGATGATTTGAGGGATTATTTCTCGAAATTTGGAGAAGTGACTGATGTCTTTATCCCAAAGCCTTTCCGTGCGTTTAGCTTTGTCACCTTCCTGGATCCCGAAGTGGCTCAGTCGCTATGTGGTGAGGATCACATTATAAAGGGTGTATCGGTGCGGGTGTCCAATGCAGCACCAAAGTCTGAACAGAATCGCAATCCCAATTACACCTCTGGACCACCGTCGCATCATCAACGCGGCTCTG TACCCCCAGATCCAAGAAATCCCATCAATAGACAGGAGAACATCTCCTATCCACAGAGTCGGGGCTACATGCCAAATCCCCCGATTCAGCATAATAATGGTTGGAATAATCAGAATCGTGGGAATTTGGATATGCCCAATCTTCAAGCACTTGGAATTAATCCACAGGGACAGAATCCATCAAATCAaggtcaaaatttaaataatcctCTTG GGGTTGGATTAAACATCAATGCACTTCCGATGAATCCGGCCCTCGTCGCCGCCGCCCTCAATCAATGGAGTCTCATTGGGAATCTACAAAATCAGAATCAGGAGCAGGGCTTTGGTGGCTCAGGTGGCCCCAATGCTCAGCCGGGATCATCACAAGGAGGGAACTTCCTTTCGTGGATGTCCCAAGGAGGTGGCGGTGGCGGCGGAGACGGCCAACAG caATTTCAGGGTGGAAATCAACCCTGGTCGAGACAACAAGGAGGTTCCGGACAACCAGGTCCAGAACACAAGCAGAATTTTCTGTAA